One stretch of Saccharopolyspora erythraea DNA includes these proteins:
- a CDS encoding S9 family peptidase, translated as MRLDILRLLECTSRRSFDVDDGGRVLAGSDESGSVQLAEIAGGEVSALTALPGAVSGRYLPGERAVVVQHDTDGNERSQLSLLTLDAPRTGPATMRDLRPLVHDSRYVHRLLDVLPGRVVYATNRRNGVDFDVVVRNATSGVEEVVYDRGGMVLEAASSPDGRYLAVTVPAEKPLSEQIILVDTMPVTADEEVTELTDAGAHARHTGVRWLPDASALVVTTNLDRDRTGVARIDPRTGERRWLVTSDEHDLTGWLAPDGSTLLVQANVEGAARLALHDATTGALRRDVRLPDDGWCTYPLPAPVWSPNSRFAALSFSSTATPGDALLLDSDGEVRALTDSGAQLGSARPVPPTAHRVPTPDGEQVPCFVYAPENPPPDVAGSSVLVVHGGPEAQSVQAFNPIVQALVGQGHTVLVPNVRGSTGYGKRWYSADDVRRRLSAVDDLAALHDWLPSLGLDPSRAALWGGSYGGYMVLAGLAFQPSRWAAGVDIVGISSLLTFLENTAAYRRAHREREYGSLRDDADFLREASPLTRADAISAPLFVLHGANDPRVPLSEAEQLAEAVRAKGIECELLVYADEGHGLAKRVNRLDAYPRALDFLLRHLRR; from the coding sequence ATGAGGCTGGACATCCTGCGGTTGCTGGAGTGCACGAGCCGGCGGTCCTTCGACGTCGACGACGGCGGCCGCGTGCTGGCCGGATCCGACGAGTCGGGCTCGGTGCAGCTCGCCGAGATCGCAGGCGGCGAGGTCAGCGCCCTCACCGCGCTGCCCGGGGCGGTCAGCGGCCGCTACCTGCCGGGCGAGCGCGCGGTGGTCGTGCAGCACGACACCGACGGCAACGAGCGCAGCCAGCTCTCCCTGCTCACCCTGGACGCGCCCCGGACCGGGCCCGCGACCATGCGCGACCTGCGGCCGCTGGTCCACGACTCCCGCTACGTGCACCGGCTGCTCGACGTGCTGCCCGGCCGGGTCGTCTACGCGACCAACCGCCGAAACGGCGTGGACTTCGACGTCGTGGTCCGCAACGCCACCTCCGGCGTGGAGGAGGTGGTCTACGACCGGGGCGGGATGGTGCTGGAGGCGGCGTCCTCCCCGGACGGCCGCTACCTCGCGGTGACCGTGCCCGCCGAGAAGCCGCTGTCGGAACAGATCATCCTCGTCGACACCATGCCGGTGACCGCCGACGAGGAGGTCACCGAGCTCACCGACGCGGGCGCGCACGCCCGGCACACCGGAGTCCGCTGGCTGCCCGACGCCTCCGCGCTCGTCGTCACCACCAACCTCGACCGCGACCGGACCGGCGTGGCCCGCATCGACCCGCGGACCGGCGAACGGCGCTGGCTGGTGACCTCCGACGAGCACGACCTCACCGGCTGGCTCGCTCCGGACGGCTCGACGCTGCTGGTGCAGGCCAACGTCGAGGGCGCCGCCCGGCTCGCGCTGCACGACGCCACGACCGGCGCCCTGCGCCGGGACGTCCGGTTACCCGACGACGGCTGGTGCACCTACCCGCTGCCCGCGCCGGTCTGGTCGCCGAACTCCCGCTTCGCGGCGCTGTCGTTCAGCTCCACCGCGACCCCCGGCGACGCGCTGCTACTGGACTCCGATGGCGAGGTCCGCGCCCTGACCGACTCGGGCGCGCAGCTCGGTTCCGCGCGTCCGGTTCCGCCGACCGCGCACCGGGTGCCGACGCCCGACGGGGAGCAGGTGCCCTGCTTCGTCTACGCGCCGGAGAACCCGCCGCCGGACGTCGCGGGATCGTCGGTCCTGGTCGTCCACGGCGGGCCGGAAGCCCAGTCCGTGCAGGCGTTCAACCCGATCGTGCAAGCACTGGTCGGCCAGGGCCACACGGTGCTGGTGCCCAACGTGCGCGGCTCCACCGGCTACGGCAAGCGCTGGTACTCCGCCGACGACGTGCGCAGGCGGCTGTCCGCTGTGGACGACCTCGCGGCCCTGCACGACTGGCTGCCCTCGCTCGGGCTCGACCCGTCCCGGGCGGCGCTGTGGGGCGGCTCCTACGGCGGGTACATGGTGCTGGCGGGGCTGGCGTTCCAGCCGTCGCGGTGGGCGGCGGGCGTGGACATCGTCGGGATCTCGTCGCTGCTGACGTTCCTGGAGAACACCGCCGCCTACCGGCGGGCGCACCGCGAGCGCGAGTACGGATCGCTGCGCGACGACGCCGACTTCCTGCGGGAGGCATCGCCCCTCACCCGCGCGGACGCGATCTCCGCGCCGCTGTTCGTGCTGCACGGCGCCAACGACCCGCGGGTCCCGCTGTCGGAGGCCGAGCAGCTCGCGGAGGCCGTGCGGGCCAAGGGCATCGAATGCGAGCTGCTGGTCTACGCCGACGAGGGCCACGGCCTGGCCAAACGGGTCAACCGCCTCGACGCCTACCCGCGGGCGCTCGACTTCCTGCTGCGCCACCTCCGCCGGTAG
- a CDS encoding DUF4231 domain-containing protein, which produces MKFRPPFRHHLPDVAEHGLEHAADIYAQRLRAFYDARARWHRRFYRFSGILVIAVGAGLPILTTQQFPGQDLVISIAGVTVAVSAGLRAFYRWDQSWILLRRTEIALTDAHWQWKAGLGADPVANAENTQRFLEELGSLRRQESDSFFQDLSFPGSAEASRPQQ; this is translated from the coding sequence ATGAAGTTCCGCCCGCCGTTCCGCCACCACCTTCCCGACGTCGCCGAACACGGCCTGGAGCACGCGGCCGACATCTACGCCCAGCGGCTGCGCGCCTTCTACGACGCGCGCGCCCGCTGGCACCGGCGCTTCTACCGGTTCAGCGGAATCCTGGTGATCGCGGTCGGTGCGGGGCTGCCGATCCTGACGACCCAGCAGTTCCCCGGGCAGGACCTGGTCATCTCGATCGCCGGTGTCACGGTCGCGGTGTCGGCGGGCCTGCGCGCCTTCTACCGCTGGGACCAGTCGTGGATACTCCTGCGCCGCACCGAGATCGCCCTGACCGACGCGCACTGGCAGTGGAAGGCCGGTCTCGGTGCCGACCCGGTCGCCAACGCCGAGAACACCCAGCGGTTCCTGGAGGAGCTCGGGTCGCTGCGGCGGCAGGAGTCCGACTCCTTCTTCCAGGACCTGTCCTTCCCCGGTTCCGCCGAGGCTTCCCGTCCGCAGCAGTGA
- a CDS encoding glycerophosphodiester phosphodiesterase, whose amino-acid sequence MNDAGWLHDRPIAHRGRYDESAGIPENSLAAFRAAVERGTPFEFDVQLTADGVAVVAHDANLRRVTGEDVLVAESTHARIRRLRTGSGGEPVPTLDDVLEVAGGRVPVVVDVRRWGVRGGTDLERVVAASLRGYRGAVALQSFDPRAVLRLRRLTADHPVGQASGSLPSAAPALRWIGRSMLPNVLTRPDFVSYELAALPCWFADRWRTRTRPLIAFTAHSQAEAGRALQVADNYFYAGFTPDEQREEHRP is encoded by the coding sequence ATGAACGACGCGGGATGGCTGCACGACCGGCCCATCGCCCACCGGGGCCGCTACGACGAGAGCGCGGGCATTCCGGAGAACTCCCTGGCGGCGTTCCGCGCCGCCGTCGAGCGCGGCACGCCGTTCGAGTTCGACGTGCAGCTCACCGCCGACGGCGTCGCCGTCGTGGCGCACGACGCGAACCTGCGCCGGGTGACGGGCGAGGACGTCCTCGTCGCCGAGAGCACGCACGCGCGCATCCGGCGGCTGCGGACGGGTTCCGGCGGCGAACCGGTCCCCACCCTCGACGACGTGCTGGAAGTCGCCGGTGGCCGGGTTCCGGTCGTGGTCGACGTGCGCAGATGGGGCGTGCGCGGCGGCACCGACCTGGAACGGGTGGTGGCCGCGAGCCTTCGCGGATACCGCGGTGCGGTGGCGTTGCAGTCGTTCGACCCGCGCGCGGTGCTCCGGCTGCGGCGGCTCACCGCCGACCACCCCGTCGGCCAGGCTTCCGGTTCCCTGCCGTCGGCCGCGCCTGCGCTGCGGTGGATCGGCCGGTCGATGCTCCCGAACGTGCTCACCCGCCCCGACTTCGTCAGCTACGAGCTGGCCGCGCTGCCGTGCTGGTTCGCCGACCGGTGGCGGACGCGAACCCGCCCGCTGATCGCGTTCACCGCGCATTCCCAGGCCGAGGCCGGGCGCGCGCTGCAGGTCGCCGACAACTACTTCTACGCGGGCTTCACCCCGGACGAGCAGCGCGAGGAGCACAGGCCATGA
- a CDS encoding DNA polymerase III subunit gamma and tau has product MALALYRKYRPATFAEVVGQEHVTEPLRTALSSGRINHAYLFSGPRGCGKTSSARILARSLNCAQGPTADPCGECDSCVALAPEGGGSVDVVELDAASHGGVDDTRELRDRAFFAPAQSRYRIFIIDEAHMVTTQGFNALLKIVEEPPEHLIFVFATTEPDKVLTTIKSRTHHYPFRLMPPGVMRELLERICGQESVRVEPAVYPLVLRAGGGSARDTLSVLDQLLAGAGDEGVTYERAVALLGVTDVALIDDMVDAMAAADGAAVYGTVDRLVEAGHDPRRFASDLLDRLRDLVLLNAVPDADQRGLIQASGDELTKMQQQAEQLGAATLSRFAEIVHTGLADMRGATAPRLLLELLCARMMLPTVSDSEVALLQRLERVERRMTIAPEGGAAEAPAGQPAEQDEGGRPRRVFQRPHERAAQAGPEQSAQSGQAAQAGQGSQAGQDSPAGQGGQPSQADRQAGSGAQPGVPGGQPGPSAAAGRQAPAGQPTPEASARPVGAEAPAPAERGTSGRRAPRWPCRCGPRRGCATARRPPARSGAAGRSRRTRRSSRRRRPGRARERTRGGTPPTSGGCGPRCCGRSPSATGRRRRCCSTPPCRTSRTARWCCRCRLRAWSSSSRSSAGWTSSRTRCARSSAVSGRSAASRPGRRRRPRRAGPPSRPARPRSARPRSARPRRPRSASRPRTGRRTSPTPSRGRASRRTRRRSATRRRAGRVATGAGRRPTTSRHRRSRRTRSPRRRTTSRRRAPPARPLRLLRRSTRRRTRRP; this is encoded by the coding sequence GTGGCGCTCGCCCTTTACCGCAAGTACCGGCCGGCGACCTTCGCTGAGGTCGTCGGGCAGGAACACGTCACCGAACCGCTGCGGACGGCGCTGTCGTCCGGGCGCATCAACCACGCATACCTGTTCTCCGGCCCGCGCGGCTGTGGCAAGACCTCCAGCGCACGCATCCTCGCCCGCTCGCTGAACTGCGCGCAGGGCCCGACCGCCGACCCGTGCGGCGAGTGCGACTCGTGCGTGGCGCTCGCGCCGGAGGGCGGCGGCAGCGTCGACGTCGTCGAGCTGGACGCGGCCAGCCACGGCGGTGTGGACGACACCCGCGAGCTGCGCGACCGCGCGTTCTTCGCGCCGGCCCAGTCGCGGTACCGGATCTTCATCATCGACGAGGCCCACATGGTCACCACGCAGGGCTTCAACGCCCTGCTGAAGATCGTCGAGGAACCGCCGGAGCACCTGATCTTCGTCTTCGCCACGACGGAGCCGGACAAGGTGCTCACCACCATCAAGTCCCGGACGCACCACTACCCGTTCCGGCTGATGCCGCCGGGTGTCATGCGCGAGCTGCTGGAGCGGATCTGCGGCCAGGAGAGCGTGCGCGTCGAGCCCGCGGTGTACCCGCTGGTGCTGCGCGCGGGCGGCGGCTCGGCGCGCGACACCCTCAGCGTCCTGGACCAGCTGCTGGCCGGCGCGGGCGACGAGGGCGTCACCTACGAGCGCGCGGTCGCGCTGCTCGGGGTCACCGACGTCGCGCTGATCGACGACATGGTCGACGCGATGGCCGCCGCCGACGGCGCGGCGGTCTACGGCACCGTCGACCGGCTGGTGGAGGCCGGGCACGACCCGCGCCGCTTCGCCTCGGACCTGCTCGACCGGTTGCGCGATCTCGTGCTGCTGAACGCGGTGCCCGACGCCGACCAGCGCGGGCTCATCCAGGCGTCGGGCGACGAGCTGACCAAGATGCAGCAGCAGGCCGAGCAGCTCGGCGCGGCGACCCTGTCGCGCTTCGCCGAGATCGTGCACACCGGCCTGGCCGACATGCGGGGTGCCACCGCGCCCCGGTTGCTGCTCGAACTGCTCTGCGCCCGGATGATGCTGCCGACGGTGTCGGACTCCGAGGTGGCGCTGCTGCAACGGCTCGAGCGGGTCGAACGCCGGATGACGATAGCGCCGGAGGGCGGCGCGGCCGAGGCGCCCGCCGGCCAGCCCGCGGAGCAGGACGAGGGGGGCCGCCCGCGACGGGTCTTCCAACGGCCGCACGAGCGCGCGGCGCAAGCCGGGCCGGAGCAGTCCGCCCAGAGCGGCCAGGCGGCCCAAGCCGGCCAGGGGTCTCAGGCGGGCCAGGACTCCCCGGCCGGCCAGGGTGGGCAGCCTTCCCAGGCCGACCGGCAGGCGGGTTCGGGCGCGCAGCCAGGGGTTCCGGGCGGGCAGCCCGGCCCATCGGCCGCGGCCGGGCGGCAGGCCCCCGCCGGGCAACCGACGCCGGAGGCGTCGGCCCGGCCCGTCGGCGCGGAGGCGCCGGCTCCGGCAGAGCGAGGAACCAGCGGTCGTCGGGCACCGCGATGGCCTTGCCGTTGCGGACCGCGGAGAGGCTGCGCCACTGCTCGGAGGCCACCAGCTCGTTCAGGCGCTGCTGGGCGGAGTCGCCGTACGCGCCGGAGCAGCAGGCGGCGCAGGCCGGGGCGAGCGCGGGAGCGCACGCGGGGCGGGACACCGCCGACGTCCGGAGGCTGTGGACCGAGGTGCTGCGGGCGGTCGCCGAGCGCAACCGGCCGACGCAGGCGCTGCTGCTCAACGCCACCGTGCAGGACATCCAGAACGGCACGCTGGTGCTGTCGATGCCGACTTCGGGCCTGGTCAAGCAGTTCGCGCAGCAGCGCAGGCTGGACTTCGTCAAGGACGCGCTGCGCGCGGTCCTCGGCGGTGAGTGGGAGATCCGCTGCGTCGAGGCCGGGGCGGCGCCGCCGGCCCCGCCGAGCCGGCCCGCCCAGCCGCCCCGCCAGGCCCCGCAGCGCCAGGCCGAGGAGCGCCAGGCCGAGGAGGCCCCGCAGCGCAAGCCGTCCGCGGACTGGTCGGCGAACAAGCCCAACCCCCAGCAGGGGCAGAGCAAGCCGGAGAACCCGCAGGCGCAGCGCAACGCGCCGCAGGGCAGGCAGGGTGGCAACGGGCGCCGGGCGCAGGCCGACGACATCCCGCCACCGCCGGAGCCGCCGGACGAGGAGCCCCCGCCGGAGGACTACGTCCCGCCGTCGCGCCCCGCCCGCCAGGCCCCTCCGCCTCCTCCGCCGGTCGACGAGGAGGAGGACGAGGAGGCCATGA
- the recR gene encoding recombination mediator RecR: MYEGPVQDLIDELGRLPGIGPKSAQRIAFHLLAAEPADVTRLQEVLQKVKEGVVFCDICGNVSEEPTCRICRDARRDPAVVCVVEEPKDVLAVERTREFRGRYHVLGGALDPLSGVGPDQLRVRELLTRIGRDEITEVIIATDPNTEGEATATYLVRMLRDFPGLNVTRLASGLPMGGDLEFADELTLGRALSGRRAI, encoded by the coding sequence GTGTACGAGGGTCCCGTCCAGGACTTGATCGACGAGCTCGGCAGGCTGCCGGGCATCGGTCCCAAGAGCGCGCAGCGGATCGCCTTCCACCTCCTCGCGGCCGAGCCCGCGGACGTCACCCGGCTGCAGGAGGTCCTGCAGAAGGTGAAGGAGGGCGTGGTCTTCTGCGACATCTGCGGCAACGTCTCCGAGGAGCCGACGTGCCGCATCTGCCGGGACGCCCGGCGCGACCCGGCGGTGGTCTGCGTCGTGGAGGAGCCCAAGGACGTGCTGGCGGTGGAGCGGACCAGGGAGTTCCGCGGCCGCTACCACGTGCTCGGCGGCGCGCTCGACCCGCTCTCCGGGGTGGGACCCGACCAGCTCCGGGTGCGCGAGCTGCTGACCAGGATCGGCCGTGACGAGATCACGGAGGTGATCATCGCGACCGACCCCAACACCGAGGGCGAGGCCACGGCCACCTACCTGGTCCGCATGCTCCGCGACTTCCCGGGCCTCAACGTCACCCGCCTTGCCTCCGGCCTCCCCATGGGCGGCGACCTGGAGTTCGCCGACGAACTGACGCTCGGCCGGGCCCTGTCCGGGCGTCGGGCCATTTGA
- a CDS encoding YbaB/EbfC family nucleoid-associated protein yields the protein MQQIMEQAQKMQQQLMTAQQELAEAEVSGSAGGGLVTAVVSGSGELKSVAIDPKAVDPDDTDTLSDLVVAAVRDANRAAQELQQEKMGPVTGALGGGQGLGGLGLPGL from the coding sequence ATGCAGCAGATCATGGAACAGGCGCAGAAGATGCAGCAGCAGCTGATGACCGCGCAGCAGGAGCTCGCCGAGGCCGAGGTCAGCGGCAGCGCGGGCGGTGGCCTGGTGACCGCGGTGGTCAGCGGTTCCGGTGAGCTCAAGTCGGTCGCGATCGACCCGAAGGCGGTCGACCCCGACGACACCGACACCCTGTCCGACCTGGTGGTGGCAGCGGTGCGCGACGCCAACCGGGCCGCCCAGGAACTGCAGCAGGAGAAGATGGGCCCGGTGACCGGCGCGCTCGGCGGCGGGCAGGGGCTGGGCGGGCTCGGCCTGCCGGGACTGTGA
- a CDS encoding uridine kinase family protein has product MRVVAVDGPSGSGKSVFARGLVAALRADGLRTALVPTDDFATWDEPVGWWPRLAEGVLEPLRRGEPGRYRRTEWPGGNPVLGAWVDVEVPDVLVIEGVSSARRAVADRLSLAVWVEVGDPAVRLERAVARDGEWSRPHLLRWQEFERRWFAEDGAKHRADIRR; this is encoded by the coding sequence GTGCGGGTGGTTGCCGTCGACGGCCCCTCCGGCTCCGGCAAGTCGGTGTTCGCCCGCGGCCTGGTGGCCGCGCTGCGCGCGGACGGCCTTCGCACCGCGTTGGTGCCGACCGACGACTTCGCCACCTGGGACGAGCCGGTCGGGTGGTGGCCGCGCCTGGCCGAGGGCGTCCTCGAGCCGTTGAGGCGCGGCGAGCCCGGTCGCTACCGGCGCACCGAGTGGCCCGGCGGGAACCCGGTCCTCGGTGCGTGGGTCGATGTCGAGGTGCCCGACGTGCTGGTGATCGAGGGGGTTTCGTCCGCCCGGCGGGCGGTGGCCGACCGGCTGTCGCTCGCCGTCTGGGTCGAGGTCGGCGATCCCGCGGTGCGATTGGAGCGCGCGGTCGCTCGCGACGGCGAGTGGAGTCGTCCGCACCTGCTCCGTTGGCAGGAGTTCGAGCGCCGCTGGTTCGCCGAGGACGGTGCGAAGCACCGCGCCGACATCCGCCGTTAA